One genomic region from Leptospira licerasiae serovar Varillal str. VAR 010 encodes:
- a CDS encoding BTAD domain-containing putative transcriptional regulator produces MTYYQLSCYLVVTVLVYRTIHNLVLYFRNRKQAYLLYFALLQVAYGGYLFCFIQTINVDNPEKALIWERMENATAAIFATFIALFVNNYKKLFSRDFILLYVFMNLILAGILLQDPNAYTMSVAHPKHFPSLGIVIYETDQPTIMQFIFLSGILMIVWTVIKVMNQFRKNRFRNHFLFYGLVLFFASLIADILVASDILGIPYTSHFSFLILMFCVDSFLTVNKSEREVRIEFKESVSKWLTKPETSSFGSQAKETSGEGADSKSLKEKGRNPKKLSVRALGPLELDLDGKKIPAAEYSSKKKLLKLIKLLLVRFGKGVHKEELLENLWPGMSEKNALNSLHALLFRLRKILGNPEAVVFAEDRLFFHPELVEADFVEFEKRYETAGKLLRNKKEEEAVQSYREAQELYTGDFFEFDLYFPESELKREYLRKNLIEIYRILCEYSQKAGDANSLLSDSESWIRLDDLDERAWRFHFESLQSLDRKNEALRKFEDMKKILKKELGVEPDQETVSLIEKIRVTSPVG; encoded by the coding sequence ATGACGTATTACCAGCTTTCATGTTACTTGGTGGTGACTGTATTAGTCTACCGTACGATTCATAATTTAGTTTTATATTTTAGAAATCGAAAACAAGCGTATCTTCTATACTTTGCACTATTGCAAGTTGCATATGGAGGATATCTGTTTTGTTTTATCCAAACCATCAACGTAGATAATCCAGAAAAAGCTTTAATATGGGAAAGAATGGAGAATGCGACTGCGGCTATATTCGCAACGTTTATCGCGCTCTTCGTGAATAATTATAAAAAACTTTTTAGCAGAGACTTCATTCTTCTGTACGTTTTTATGAACCTGATCCTTGCAGGAATATTATTGCAGGATCCGAACGCTTATACTATGAGCGTTGCCCACCCAAAACATTTTCCTTCTTTGGGCATTGTGATCTACGAAACCGATCAGCCTACTATCATGCAATTTATCTTCCTCTCCGGGATTTTGATGATCGTATGGACGGTAATTAAGGTAATGAATCAGTTCAGAAAGAACAGATTCAGGAACCATTTCCTATTCTACGGATTGGTATTATTTTTTGCGAGTTTGATCGCAGATATATTGGTCGCGAGCGATATACTCGGCATCCCGTATACTTCTCATTTTAGCTTTTTGATCCTTATGTTCTGCGTAGATAGCTTCCTTACGGTAAATAAGTCCGAAAGGGAAGTTCGAATAGAATTTAAGGAATCCGTTTCCAAATGGCTCACCAAACCGGAAACTTCTTCTTTTGGATCACAAGCTAAGGAAACAAGCGGAGAAGGTGCCGATTCCAAGTCCCTCAAAGAAAAAGGCCGCAATCCTAAAAAGTTAAGTGTAAGGGCCCTAGGTCCGTTGGAATTGGACCTGGATGGTAAGAAGATCCCGGCAGCCGAATATTCCAGTAAGAAAAAACTACTCAAACTCATCAAACTTCTGTTAGTTCGTTTCGGCAAGGGAGTTCACAAAGAAGAATTATTAGAGAATCTTTGGCCTGGGATGTCCGAGAAAAATGCGCTCAATAGTTTGCATGCTCTACTTTTCCGTCTCCGTAAAATATTAGGAAACCCGGAAGCGGTTGTATTTGCAGAGGATAGGCTCTTCTTCCATCCCGAACTGGTCGAAGCGGACTTTGTGGAATTTGAGAAAAGGTATGAAACTGCAGGTAAACTTCTTCGTAACAAAAAAGAAGAAGAGGCAGTACAATCTTATAGAGAAGCGCAAGAGCTGTATACGGGAGACTTTTTCGAATTCGATCTGTATTTTCCTGAATCGGAACTGAAACGTGAATATCTGCGCAAGAACCTGATCGAAATTTATAGGATCTTATGCGAATATTCCCAGAAGGCAGGGGATGCAAATTCTCTACTTTCCGATTCTGAAAGTTGGATCCGTTTAGATGATCTGGATGAAAGAGCTTGGAGATTTCACTTTGAGTCTTTACAATCTCTTGATCGTAAGAACGAAGCTTTGCGTAAATTCGAAGACATGAAGAAGATCCTGAAAAAAGAATTAGGTGTGGAACCTGACCAAGAGACAGTTTCACTCATAGAAAAGATACGTGTCACTTCTCCTGTGGGTTGA
- a CDS encoding putative solute-binding protein, translating into MKKFLILSVIILGTWMSVGVGAAETVDRSMCVFDPSGAHGDVFKAAQRYQAQALTWGIRLDLKAYTDEVVANSDFKAGKCNMAFLTSLRVRSYVHESGSIEAIGALPSYDLLRKTIEALSNPKVRELNTDGEYETMAMFPGGAVYLLLRDKNLKDIKDLAGRKIATLTYDQAATTMVDIVGASMVPAEIATFAGIFNNGRADACYSPAIGIKPLELMKGISPNGGIVRFPIGQLTFQIVARHKDFAEGFGNTSRAWAATQFDAMLSLTKKAEQEIPAKYWIEVPKDLQKNYFEKFREVRIRLRDKKVYHPTILKLMKRVRCSADKEAAECADNLE; encoded by the coding sequence ATGAAGAAGTTTCTCATTCTATCGGTAATCATTCTCGGGACTTGGATGTCCGTAGGTGTGGGAGCAGCGGAGACGGTGGATCGATCCATGTGCGTATTCGATCCTTCCGGAGCGCACGGAGATGTGTTTAAAGCGGCGCAAAGATACCAGGCGCAAGCTTTAACATGGGGAATTCGTCTGGATCTAAAAGCTTATACGGACGAAGTGGTGGCCAACTCCGATTTCAAAGCCGGAAAATGTAATATGGCATTCTTAACTTCTCTTAGAGTAAGAAGTTATGTGCATGAGTCAGGATCCATCGAAGCGATCGGTGCATTGCCAAGTTACGACCTTTTACGCAAAACTATCGAAGCATTATCAAATCCTAAAGTGAGAGAACTGAACACAGACGGCGAATATGAGACAATGGCTATGTTCCCGGGCGGTGCGGTTTATCTCTTATTAAGAGATAAGAATCTGAAAGATATTAAGGACTTGGCCGGAAGAAAGATCGCTACTTTAACTTACGACCAAGCTGCCACTACCATGGTGGACATTGTAGGAGCTTCTATGGTTCCTGCTGAGATCGCTACTTTTGCGGGTATTTTTAATAACGGAAGAGCGGATGCTTGTTATTCTCCTGCGATCGGGATCAAACCTTTGGAACTCATGAAAGGAATTTCTCCAAATGGCGGGATCGTTCGTTTTCCTATTGGGCAATTGACTTTCCAGATCGTGGCTCGTCATAAGGATTTTGCGGAAGGTTTCGGGAATACTTCCAGAGCATGGGCAGCAACTCAGTTTGATGCGATGCTTTCTTTGACCAAAAAGGCGGAGCAGGAAATTCCGGCAAAATATTGGATAGAAGTTCCGAAAGATCTTCAGAAAAACTATTTCGAGAAATTTAGAGAAGTCAGGATCAGGCTGAGAGATAAAAAAGTATATCATCCTACCATTCTGAAACTTATGAAAAGGGTTCGTTGCAGCGCGGATAAAGAAGCCGCTGAGTGCGCGGATAACCTGGAATAA
- a CDS encoding Ig-like domain-containing protein has translation MKRIFLGKMSRGLEMNLKNIKISNVYKGIKLAILSILWAGILGCSPEKMKGFAMSDIFDLGFFSGGRIFGANPNLQPPYNSVDNDTAVLPVDFGSTNPQATLFINSTENVDRYKELEIRFSHPMNKTTVEQNFTITGTSGNLSGPTPGGEFYWMSGQKLRFNPYRELKPAESYTITITPDAATIGGVALENYTITFRTGLDYSLTNKITQGSQYTLNGTNDMTFDQSAALTLASTYSNPVVGENYIQSVLLKKIGSNTSQDICTTPPCSMSGTISLNLNTSQVPPTIGGNTYYYEIATTNGKTFRKYFSFNYGKLENANGVLPYVANGVMDEAQMLPFLGKAIQKYTTGAFKVKDSTGIPRTFQEFLLGMPDFPKKKFYENGAWTIGEACMRQDGKMSGNANEAAFKDFDYIPVFGAKSGGAGRGYCWVRHPDCVTDNGPPYHPKKRNGIDRDQWWNIYNSNNCGQNQNNANYPQACKNLFHWGEAAWSLCHYPTDVKSYKNGGYTSTVFSAFGRPEGDIGSAGEDLLDCAFPACFFDSYHIEKIAPGPFSKYSAILNVASGGIADGSAAITLDVYVTDMRLPKFVKCGSNNATHGCAAGVGTQLGNVVADLKVNPGSGAVAPGLGLDLKSRYTEVDLLVVSRFEDWYGAFNGPGALLVFRTTAKLNWDPAVEGVLNPSGYDWNNVQLSKPRLALARTRNNMTVTSDGLINMTVRTPFTVNDDYFPDNPSVSQILANTNNFFIRPWANPLHMSLAGLYPGEDTSDFMYTEPMTYIHGSEGFNTIIEALVGRSELSNMANLTVDQVKQIITQYMLRDIVQRIAPNVLNSVIADLRDTGVTITLPSYLPAPLGNFPLTVKFKLNTDAAIKHDGTNKGLVTSLDFAFTSGYNPAGGLRTQSGKTGMVTTRTWTAANPPPSTYQFSQSAANPGFLISMHTDTISQAAFHLWQRRGLDIVLNKAFIDGMNAFAGADPLFALTTSFLKASPLVTILVPGRNKLQGLNGSNAIAPPVKSYDDIDMVMSPIHAPNVKFKPMTSAGVPKMRLYFTEMQLQIIAKKPTSCTGLVDEELTDCQADTRANGYQQTLGTVRISFAADADFRFKMFSNPTNNPALTNLNALQVILDPINNLDYSVEVLEGQTYNPFGLDPDGIKSVISPLVTTLVIPMVNSIMKEIPMPPDITFPKLINPAGTQSCAISAKSDKVQFFTLNSPQVADPYLLGGMRFVGQAVTDPASLIVCP, from the coding sequence ATGAAGAGAATTTTTTTGGGAAAAATGAGTCGAGGGCTGGAAATGAATCTGAAAAATATAAAAATTTCTAACGTCTATAAGGGAATCAAACTCGCGATCCTTTCCATTTTATGGGCGGGCATTTTAGGATGTAGCCCTGAAAAAATGAAAGGATTTGCAATGTCGGATATTTTCGACTTGGGTTTCTTTTCTGGAGGAAGAATATTCGGCGCCAATCCGAATCTTCAACCGCCTTATAATAGCGTGGATAACGATACTGCGGTCCTTCCCGTAGATTTCGGTTCTACTAATCCTCAAGCTACCTTATTCATTAACTCCACAGAAAACGTGGACAGATATAAAGAGCTGGAAATTCGTTTTTCCCACCCGATGAATAAGACTACTGTCGAGCAAAACTTTACCATCACCGGAACCTCCGGGAATCTTTCCGGGCCAACTCCCGGCGGAGAATTCTATTGGATGAGCGGTCAGAAACTTCGTTTCAATCCTTACAGAGAATTAAAACCGGCAGAGTCTTATACGATTACGATCACTCCGGATGCGGCAACTATCGGTGGAGTGGCTCTGGAAAATTATACGATCACTTTCCGAACCGGATTGGATTATAGCCTTACGAATAAGATCACCCAAGGTAGCCAATACACTTTGAACGGAACGAATGATATGACATTCGATCAGTCCGCCGCTTTAACTTTGGCTTCCACCTACTCGAACCCTGTAGTAGGAGAGAATTATATCCAATCGGTCCTGTTGAAAAAGATCGGCTCTAACACTTCTCAAGATATTTGTACTACTCCTCCTTGTTCTATGAGCGGTACAATATCCTTGAACCTTAACACTTCCCAAGTTCCTCCTACTATCGGTGGGAATACCTACTATTATGAGATCGCAACTACGAACGGAAAAACTTTCCGCAAGTATTTCAGCTTTAACTACGGTAAATTGGAGAATGCAAACGGTGTTCTTCCTTACGTAGCAAACGGTGTAATGGATGAGGCTCAGATGCTTCCGTTCTTAGGAAAAGCCATCCAGAAATACACTACAGGCGCTTTCAAAGTAAAAGATTCAACCGGAATACCTCGTACATTCCAAGAATTCTTATTAGGAATGCCTGATTTTCCTAAGAAAAAGTTCTATGAGAACGGAGCTTGGACCATCGGCGAAGCTTGTATGAGACAAGACGGTAAGATGTCCGGTAACGCGAATGAAGCCGCATTTAAAGATTTCGATTATATTCCTGTGTTCGGAGCAAAATCAGGCGGCGCTGGAAGGGGATATTGTTGGGTAAGGCACCCTGACTGCGTTACGGATAACGGACCTCCTTATCATCCTAAAAAAAGGAACGGGATAGATAGAGACCAATGGTGGAATATTTACAATAGTAATAACTGCGGTCAAAACCAGAATAACGCGAATTATCCTCAAGCTTGTAAGAACCTATTCCATTGGGGCGAGGCAGCTTGGAGTCTTTGCCATTATCCTACAGATGTGAAATCCTATAAAAACGGCGGATACACTTCTACTGTGTTCTCCGCTTTCGGTAGACCGGAAGGTGATATCGGATCAGCGGGAGAAGACTTGTTAGATTGCGCATTCCCAGCATGTTTCTTCGATTCATATCATATCGAAAAAATAGCTCCGGGACCGTTCTCAAAATACAGCGCTATCTTAAACGTTGCTTCCGGTGGAATTGCGGACGGAAGTGCAGCGATCACTTTGGACGTATACGTTACGGACATGAGACTTCCTAAGTTCGTTAAATGCGGATCCAATAACGCAACTCACGGTTGTGCTGCGGGGGTCGGAACTCAATTAGGGAATGTTGTTGCGGACTTAAAAGTCAATCCTGGTTCCGGAGCGGTGGCTCCGGGATTAGGTCTCGACCTGAAATCCAGATACACCGAGGTGGATCTACTTGTAGTGTCCCGCTTCGAAGACTGGTATGGAGCATTTAACGGACCTGGAGCTCTGCTCGTGTTCAGAACGACTGCTAAGTTGAACTGGGATCCTGCAGTGGAAGGTGTATTAAATCCTTCAGGCTACGATTGGAATAACGTTCAATTATCCAAACCTCGTTTGGCCTTAGCTCGGACCCGTAATAATATGACTGTGACTTCCGACGGGTTGATCAATATGACCGTTAGGACTCCATTCACAGTAAATGACGATTACTTCCCGGATAATCCTAGCGTTTCGCAGATACTCGCGAATACGAATAACTTCTTCATTCGTCCTTGGGCAAACCCGCTGCATATGTCCTTAGCAGGTTTATATCCTGGGGAAGATACCTCTGACTTCATGTATACCGAACCGATGACCTATATTCATGGTAGTGAAGGTTTCAACACTATCATTGAAGCTCTCGTAGGCAGATCGGAGTTGAGTAATATGGCAAACCTGACTGTGGACCAGGTGAAACAGATCATCACTCAATACATGCTTAGAGATATCGTACAAAGGATCGCTCCGAACGTTCTGAACTCGGTGATTGCCGACTTGAGAGACACAGGAGTGACCATCACATTACCAAGTTATCTTCCTGCTCCTCTTGGAAACTTCCCGTTAACTGTGAAGTTCAAGCTGAATACGGATGCTGCCATCAAACATGATGGAACGAATAAAGGACTTGTGACTTCTTTGGACTTTGCGTTCACGAGCGGTTATAACCCTGCGGGCGGGCTCAGAACACAATCCGGAAAGACCGGAATGGTCACCACTAGGACTTGGACTGCAGCTAATCCACCTCCTTCTACCTATCAATTCAGCCAATCTGCAGCGAATCCTGGGTTCTTGATCTCCATGCATACGGATACGATCTCTCAGGCCGCATTCCATTTATGGCAGAGAAGGGGATTGGATATCGTTCTGAATAAGGCATTCATCGACGGAATGAACGCTTTTGCAGGTGCAGATCCGTTATTCGCATTGACCACTTCCTTCTTAAAAGCTTCTCCTTTGGTTACGATCCTTGTGCCAGGAAGAAACAAGTTACAAGGTCTGAACGGTTCTAATGCGATCGCACCTCCTGTAAAATCGTATGATGATATAGATATGGTGATGTCTCCGATCCACGCACCCAATGTGAAGTTCAAACCAATGACTTCTGCTGGAGTGCCTAAGATGAGATTGTATTTCACCGAAATGCAATTACAGATCATCGCTAAGAAGCCAACCTCTTGCACTGGTCTTGTGGACGAAGAGCTTACGGATTGCCAAGCGGATACTAGAGCGAACGGTTACCAACAAACTTTGGGAACAGTTAGGATCAGTTTTGCGGCGGATGCGGACTTCCGTTTCAAAATGTTCTCTAACCCTACAAATAACCCCGCGCTTACTAACTTGAATGCGCTTCAAGTGATCTTGGATCCAATCAACAACTTGGATTATTCAGTGGAAGTATTGGAAGGACAAACTTACAATCCATTCGGTTTGGATCCTGACGGTATCAAGTCCGTGATCTCTCCGTTAGTCACCACTCTTGTGATCCCGATGGTAAACAGTATTATGAAAGAGATCCCAATGCCTCCTGATATCACTTTCCCTAAATTGATCAACCCTGCAGGAACTCAGTCCTGCGCGATCAGTGCGAAGAGTGATAAGGTACAATTCTTCACCTTGAATTCTCCTCAAGTTGCAGATCCGTATCTGTTAGGAGGAATGAGATTTGTAGGACAAGCTGTAACAGATCCTGCATCTCTGATTGTCTGCCCTTAA
- a CDS encoding TRAP transporter large permease subunit, with protein MWRKIVSWAVLFFLFVPLVQSGSQLVQARLLGLGGSIWPNYAMIRNVCIADPNAEADTKAEVSQADMDALDDIGLGDTSGEKNVGAPTGPTETQLELTKLAGSLTTGQKLYCGFERRLSWITISAIDYIPMTMVFLLIVAGTVSTTRRYHIALRNPENSKEEKITEWSQIIANTIVMVSAAFMYPLQKGVEAQIQVLWIAGLILLAGLNFYNLKNPVFKNGEGKQNTKFSHALLCVPLYAWMALVCGLYFFILEKHPAGLAIYLQKLTAHAQLYIQIGLYVWTGILLRDTSLGRRFFDLLNPWKFPSELMAVIIVVVAALPTAYSGASGIVVLALGATIFKELRRAGASQERALAATAMSGSLGVVLPPCLLVVIVASLNLEVTTDELFHWGWRVFALSSTLFLIVSWFSRTESWKIRPEQDAFKKSLLAFKSFSVYLVISIAIVLTIVLALGTHFDERTAPYILPIAMLALLFIDYRISKKEKLEKGETHNEEVELSRTSYDAGSHLGALLLLMGLSACMGGVFERSEVINLFPTHLGSPFSAMLILTFALVIIGMLMDPYGAVILVSVTLYPIAKANGIHPLNFWMTALVSFELGYLTPPVALNHLLTKHVVRDLLVEDKSLEGKGFFARHEHIVIPIIVLTLTLLVTAFGPILYSKYAG; from the coding sequence ATGTGGAGAAAAATCGTTTCCTGGGCGGTATTATTCTTTTTATTTGTACCCCTTGTTCAAAGTGGAAGCCAGCTAGTCCAAGCTAGACTGCTCGGCTTAGGCGGCAGTATTTGGCCTAACTATGCAATGATCCGAAATGTTTGTATTGCCGACCCGAATGCGGAAGCGGATACAAAAGCGGAAGTCAGCCAAGCGGACATGGACGCTTTGGATGATATCGGTCTTGGGGATACTTCGGGTGAGAAGAATGTAGGAGCTCCAACAGGGCCTACCGAAACACAATTGGAGCTTACGAAGCTTGCAGGCTCTCTCACTACCGGTCAGAAATTATATTGCGGATTCGAACGTAGGCTTTCTTGGATCACTATCTCTGCCATAGATTATATTCCGATGACTATGGTATTCTTACTGATCGTAGCCGGAACAGTTTCTACTACCAGAAGATACCATATCGCATTACGAAATCCTGAAAATTCCAAAGAGGAAAAGATCACCGAATGGAGCCAGATTATCGCGAATACGATCGTCATGGTTTCTGCAGCGTTCATGTATCCTCTTCAAAAAGGTGTGGAAGCACAGATCCAAGTGCTTTGGATCGCGGGACTTATACTTTTAGCAGGTTTAAACTTCTATAATTTAAAAAATCCTGTTTTTAAGAATGGAGAAGGTAAACAAAATACCAAATTTTCCCATGCATTATTATGCGTTCCTTTATATGCTTGGATGGCACTTGTCTGCGGATTATATTTTTTCATTCTGGAAAAACACCCGGCCGGACTTGCGATCTATCTGCAAAAATTGACCGCGCATGCTCAGCTTTATATCCAGATCGGTCTTTATGTTTGGACCGGTATTCTTTTGAGAGATACCTCTTTGGGAAGAAGGTTCTTTGATCTTCTGAACCCATGGAAATTCCCTTCGGAACTAATGGCGGTGATCATTGTTGTTGTCGCAGCTCTTCCTACTGCTTATAGCGGAGCTTCCGGGATTGTAGTCTTAGCACTGGGAGCTACAATCTTCAAGGAGTTGAGAAGGGCAGGTGCAAGTCAGGAAAGAGCGCTGGCAGCCACCGCGATGTCTGGAAGTTTGGGAGTGGTTTTACCTCCATGTTTACTCGTTGTGATCGTAGCTTCTTTAAACTTGGAAGTGACAACCGACGAATTATTCCATTGGGGTTGGAGAGTGTTTGCACTTTCTTCCACTCTATTCTTGATAGTGAGTTGGTTTAGTAGAACCGAGTCATGGAAGATCCGTCCGGAACAAGATGCATTCAAAAAATCTTTGTTAGCATTTAAATCGTTCTCGGTGTATTTGGTGATTTCTATCGCTATCGTTCTTACGATCGTTCTTGCACTCGGAACTCATTTCGATGAAAGAACTGCACCTTACATACTGCCGATCGCTATGTTGGCGCTTCTATTCATAGATTATAGAATTTCCAAAAAGGAAAAACTGGAAAAAGGAGAAACTCATAACGAAGAAGTGGAACTTTCCAGAACTTCTTACGATGCGGGCTCACATTTGGGAGCGCTTCTCCTTCTGATGGGATTGTCCGCTTGTATGGGTGGGGTTTTCGAAAGATCGGAAGTGATCAATCTATTCCCGACTCATCTTGGTTCTCCATTCTCCGCGATGCTGATCTTAACATTCGCTCTTGTTATCATTGGAATGCTAATGGACCCTTACGGTGCAGTGATCCTGGTTTCAGTGACTCTTTATCCGATTGCAAAAGCAAATGGGATCCATCCTTTAAATTTCTGGATGACTGCGCTTGTTTCCTTCGAGCTGGGCTATTTGACTCCGCCGGTTGCACTCAACCACTTGTTGACCAAACACGTAGTGAGAGACCTTTTGGTAGAAGATAAGAGCCTAGAAGGAAAAGGTTTTTTTGCAAGGCATGAACATATCGTAATTCCGATCATCGTTCTTACACTGACCTTACTCGTGACCGCTTTCGGGCCGATCCTGTATTCTAAGTACGCCGGATAA